Proteins encoded within one genomic window of Scomber japonicus isolate fScoJap1 chromosome 16, fScoJap1.pri, whole genome shotgun sequence:
- the LOC128375259 gene encoding phospholipase A and acyltransferase 3-like: protein MAPTLFDDEVKPGDLIEIFRNTYQHWAVYIGGNEVVHLIPPNADNYSSPLANLAVCLDSSIAEVRRQAIWEVVKSDRYEVHNLLDDEYEPRDRHTIVREACRLVGQHLPYNVVNHNCEHFVMELRYGKSESRQVKTAAAVAGVAAVGVGVAAFAMLGAALFSSLKDDEKKRRRHYYDDDD from the exons ATGGCTCCAACACTG TTTGACGATGAGGTAAAGCCAGGGGACCTGATTGAAATTTTCCGGAATACATACCAGCACTGGGCTGTCTACATCGGAGGAAATGAAGTTGTTCATTTAATTCCTCCAA ATGCAGATAATTATTCATCACCTCTCGCTAACCTAGCGGTTTGTCTGGACAGCAGCATAGCGGAGGTCAGGCGTCAGGCGATATGGGAAGTGGTTAAATCCGACCGTTACGAGGTCCACAACCTCCTGGATGACGAGTACGAGCCTCGTGACCGCCACACCATCGTGAGGGAAGCGTGCAGGCTGGTGGGTCAGCATCTGCCTTACAACGTGGTCAATcacaactgtgaacattttgtcATGGAGCTACGATACGGCAAGTCAGAGTCTCGTCAG GTTAAAACAGCGGCTGCGGTGGCTGGCGTCGCTGCAGTAGGCGTAGGTGTAGCCGCCTTCGCAATGTTGGGTGCTGCTCTGTTTTCATCGCTTAAGGATGacgagaagaagagaagaagacattattatgatgatgatgactga